Proteins encoded in a region of the Antedon mediterranea chromosome 2, ecAntMedi1.1, whole genome shotgun sequence genome:
- the LOC140039564 gene encoding lysM and putative peptidoglycan-binding domain-containing protein 2-like isoform X1, whose protein sequence is MASSPSKKVKSGGSAGKTSIFGSNTNKSYGRSYGSTRTSIATQETYIKHTVSPNDTLQGIALKYGTTVQHIKRVNKLYTNDSIFLRPTLNVPVGDVPLPAHVLQTATADTNGTHSSSQSCDGSGEENEPEAVDATTTKEDVVKENPMDFLNRIDQQLKQHTSSFKKIEETSSVGQIRDLPDVTISISRTSPQVSAKISAVPGLNDSYQLSGVKVHAEESNPAYDANNTSLV, encoded by the exons ATGGCGTCAAGTCCCAGTAAGAAGGTAAAGTCTGGTGGTAGTGCTGGGAAAACCTCGATTTTTGGTTCAAATACTAACAAATCTTATGGACGGTCATATGGAAGTACAAGAACTTCTATTGCTACACAAGAAACGTACATTAAGCATACCGTATCGCCTAATGATACATTGCAAGGAATAGCATTGAAATACGGGACTACG GTTCAGCATATTAAAAGAGTCAATAAATTATATACCAATGATAGCATTTTCCTTAGACCAACATTAAATGTACCTGTGGGTGATGTACCACTCCCAGCTCATGTTTTACAAACTGCCACAGCAGACACAAATGGTACGCATTCCAGCAGCCAATCATGTGATGGAAGCGGTGAGGAGAATGAACCAGAAGCGGTAGATGCAACCACCACAAAAGAGGATGTTGTCAAAGAAAACCCAATGGATTTTTTAAACCGAATTGATCAGCAGTTAAAACAACATACTAGCAGTTTCAAGAAAATTGAAGAAACATCCAG tGTTGGACAAATACGAGATCTTCCTGATGTTACGATATCAATCAGTCGCACGTCACCTCAAGTCTCTGCAAAAATCTCAGCAGTGCCAGGACTAAATGATAGCTACCAGCTTTCTGGGGTCAAAGTTCATGCAGAAGAATCTAATCCAGCTTATGATGCAAATAACACAAGTCTGGTATGA
- the LOC140039564 gene encoding lysM and putative peptidoglycan-binding domain-containing protein 2-like isoform X2: MASSPSKKVQHIKRVNKLYTNDSIFLRPTLNVPVGDVPLPAHVLQTATADTNGTHSSSQSCDGSGEENEPEAVDATTTKEDVVKENPMDFLNRIDQQLKQHTSSFKKIEETSSVGQIRDLPDVTISISRTSPQVSAKISAVPGLNDSYQLSGVKVHAEESNPAYDANNTSLV; encoded by the exons ATGGCGTCAAGTCCCAGTAAGAAG GTTCAGCATATTAAAAGAGTCAATAAATTATATACCAATGATAGCATTTTCCTTAGACCAACATTAAATGTACCTGTGGGTGATGTACCACTCCCAGCTCATGTTTTACAAACTGCCACAGCAGACACAAATGGTACGCATTCCAGCAGCCAATCATGTGATGGAAGCGGTGAGGAGAATGAACCAGAAGCGGTAGATGCAACCACCACAAAAGAGGATGTTGTCAAAGAAAACCCAATGGATTTTTTAAACCGAATTGATCAGCAGTTAAAACAACATACTAGCAGTTTCAAGAAAATTGAAGAAACATCCAG tGTTGGACAAATACGAGATCTTCCTGATGTTACGATATCAATCAGTCGCACGTCACCTCAAGTCTCTGCAAAAATCTCAGCAGTGCCAGGACTAAATGATAGCTACCAGCTTTCTGGGGTCAAAGTTCATGCAGAAGAATCTAATCCAGCTTATGATGCAAATAACACAAGTCTGGTATGA
- the LOC140040235 gene encoding transcription initiation factor IIA subunit 2-like, with product MNYQLYRTTTLGNCLNESLDELIQSQHITPQLALTVLQKFDRAINISLGNKTKSKVSFKGHLNTYRFCDNVWTFVLDDVEFREGSDSVKVDKVKIVAVDGKNAQTE from the exons atgaattaccAACTTTATAGGACGACCACACTTGGTAACTGTCTTAATGAGAGCTTAGATGAATTAATACAG TCGCAGCATATTACACCACAGCTTGCTTTAACGGTACTTCAAAAATTTGATCGAGCAATTAACATTTCACTTGGCAATAAAACAAAGAGTAAAGTCAGTTTTAAG GGGCATTTGAATACATACCGCTTCTGTGATAATGTTTGGACATTCGTTCTTGATGACGTTGAGTTCAGAGAAGGCTCTGACTCTGTAAAAGTTGACAAAGTAAAAATAGTTGCTGTTGATGGGAAGAATGCACAAACAGAATAA
- the LOC140040233 gene encoding uncharacterized protein: MLTELPELKEEEKMMEAIEKKLNVQLIRLREEEVYLKRLIREENADSQSLSLEIAEEDNTAQESFTSINYHDTKLPQRTDLTSSERLAEKELAVNRLPLSQLGSSLMQDDAFSEEEDEEDEEDESSQNLMELWKSMGQS, from the exons ATGCTCACAGAACTACCTGAATTGAAGGAAGAAGAAAAAATGATGGAAGCAATTGAAAAAAAACTAAACGTCCAATTAATCCGGCTTCGG GAAGAAGAGGTGTACTTAAAAAGGTTGATTCGTGAAGAAAACGCTGATTCACAATCCTTAAGTTTAGAAATTGCAGAAGAGGATAATACAGCCCAG GAAAGCTTCACCTCCATAAACTACCATGACACCAAGTTACCACAGCGGACAGATTTA ACTTCAAGTGAGCGACTGGCTGAGAAGGAGTTAGCTGTAAATAGATTACCATTGTCTCAGTTGGGATCATCATTGATGCAAGATGATGCCTTCTCAGAAGAGGAGGATGAGGAAGATGAAGAAGATGAAAGCTCTCAAAACCTCATGGAACTTTGGAAGAGCATGGGTCAGAGTTGA
- the LOC140040232 gene encoding lysozyme-like: MIGLWKPVYLTICTIVLLDTIASKPDKIGTVPNNCMKCICLVESNCQMPNPVCSMDVGSLSCGPYQIKEPYYTDAKLKGKDLDGDWKNCTKTFPCSERCVQGYMARYAIKSRIQHDPTCEDFARIHNGGPNGYKNPNTLGYWYKVKACLEKSTTVNTA, from the exons ATGATTGGACTGTGGAAGCCTGTTTACCTTACCATATGTACCATAGTTCTGTTAGACACAATTGCTAGCAAACCAGACAAAATCG GAACCGTTCCGAATAACTGTATGAAGTGTATTTGCCTAGTGGAATCAAACTGTCAAATGCCCAATCCAGTTTGCAGTATGGATGTCGGTTCGTTGTCTTGTGGCCCTTACCAAATTAAGGAACCTTATTATACCGATGCTAAACTGAAGGGAAAGGACCTAGACGGAG attggAAAAACTGTACAAAGACGTTTCCTTGTAGTGAAAGATGTGTTCAGGGGTACATGGCTCGGTATGCAATAAAAAGCCGTATTCAGCACGATCCCACATGCGAGGATTTTGCACGTATCCACAACGGAGGGCCTAACGGTTATAAAAACCCAAATACTTTAGGATACTGGTATAAAGTTAAAGCCTGTCTCGAGAAGAGTACTACTGTAAATACTGCGTAG
- the LOC140039565 gene encoding U6 snRNA-associated Sm-like protein LSm7, whose protein sequence is MMAQQERRKKESILELSKFIDKTIRVKFQGGREVSGLLKGYDPLLNLVLDDATEFLRDPDDPYKLTEDTRILGLVVCRGTSVVLICPAEGMEPIANPFVQQEG, encoded by the exons ATGATGGCG CaacaagaaagaagaaaaaaggaaAGTATTTTAGAACTATCCAAATTCATTGATAAAACAATTCGTGTCAAGTTTCAAGGAGGAAGAGAAG TAAGTGGTTTGTTAAAAGGTTATGACCCACTTTTAAACTTGGTACTTGATGATGCTACTGAATTTTTGAGAG ACCCTGATGATCCATACAAATTAACAGAAGACACTAGAATACTTGGCCTGGTGGTGTGTCGTGGCACGTCTGTTGTTCTCATATGCCCTGCAGAGGGAATGGAACCTATAGCAAATCCATTTGTACAACAAGAAGGATGA
- the LOC140040236 gene encoding signal peptide peptidase-like 2B encodes MRKLYVLLFIIWTLKRVSLAKEHGIFTVKEHTVLDENKGKGENFCIAYNPDNTTLPTEVSLKPLLDLSSSILCVDPVHPESFHGKVVIVQGGNCSLLENALIAQKHGAQSIVISVTKPHSMKFNGSEELTIQVAIIFRDDIKLIKNIGNNLVAGLSVPDQPNIDYNMAVIWIMATGTAVVGALWGGSSAHKAATRKKKKEIRRGTADNEETDKDEEEEDSNDSVPITPVVVVVWVCMIVIVLLLMFFLYDYFVYIIIGLYSLGAVHGMYICLSPLVLVIFPFKARIKILPCKKDTKNRPLVVSVVLVIFCIVFVAVWFYYRHADFAWILLDIMGIAFCISILKTIRINSFKTCFLLLSLLFFYDIFMVFITPYLTKTGESIMVEVATGSGGTKEQIPVLLQVPRLSTSVYSVCYATAYSMLGFGDILIPGLLISHCYAFDLKVNSKRIYLITTSIAYGIGLLLTFLALAIMQIGQPALLYLVPTTVGTALLVAKYRGEVRHLWNGCLDKKDEDDGDSNAVSSCPSSRMAEEGQNTCHKRASSNSDSDILEPLIESEILNVHIN; translated from the exons atgcgCAAACTTTAtgtattactttttattatttggACACTTAAACGG GTATCGTTGGCAAAGGAACATGGAATTTTTACAGTTAAAGAGCATACTGTTTTAGATGAAAATAAAGGAAAAGGTGAAAACTTCTGCATTGCATATAATCCTGACAACACAACATTACCTACAGAAGTCTCT TTAAAGCCATTGTTGGACCTAAGTTCTTCGATTCTGTGTGTAGATCCTGTCCATCCAGAGAGCTTCCATGGAAAGGTGGTCATTGTACAAGGTGGTAACTGCAGCTTACTTGAGAATGCTTTAATTGCTCAGAAACATGGAGCACAATCAATTGTCATCTCTGTCACTAAACCACATTCCATGAAG TTCAATGGATCAGAAGAACTAACTATTCAAGTTGCAATTATTTTCAGGGATGACATCAAGTTAATCAAG aatATTGGTAATAATTTGGTAGCTGGGTTGTCAGTACCTGATCAACCTAACATTGATTACAACATGGCTGTCATATGGATAATGGCAACAGGAACGGCAGTTGTTGGTGCATTGTGGGGTGGTTCATCAGCTCATAAAGC TGCAACAAGGAAGAAAAAGAAGGAGATTAGACGAGGCACTGCAGACAATGAAGAAACAGACAAGGATGAGGAGGAAGAAGATTCTAATGATAGTGTACCAATCACACCTGTGGTCGTGGTAGTCTGGGTGTGCATGATAGTAATTGTACTGTTACTTATGTTCTTCTTGTATGACTATTTTG TGTACATTATTATTGGTCTGTATAGTTTAGGAGCAGTACATGGGATGTATATCTGTCTGTCACCACTTGTTTTAGTCATCTTTCCATTTAAAGCAAG aataaaAATATTACCGTGTAAAAAAGATACAAAGAACCGACCACTTGTAGTGAGCGTAGTTTTGGTAATTTTCTGTATTGTGTTTGTAGCAGTGTGGTTTTATTATCGTCATGCAGATTTTGCTTGGATACTCTTAGACATAATGGGAATAGCATTCTGTATAAGTATCTTGAAGACAATACGCATAAATAGTTTTAAG actTGTTTTCTTCTGTTGTCCTTGCTGTTCTTCTATGACATTTTTATGGTTTTCATCACTCCATATCTTACAAAG ACGGGCGAAAGTATAATGGTTGAAGTGGCAACAGGTTCTGGTGGAACTAAGGAACAG ATTCCAGTGCTATTACAAGTGCCTCGCCTTAGTACATCTGTTTACTCAGTGTGCTATGCTACTGCCTATTCAATGCTTGGCTTTGGAGACATACTTATCCCTG GTTTGCTTATAAGTCATTGTTATGCATTTGATCTTAAAGTTAACAGCAAAAGAATTTACTTAATAACTACTAGTATTG CTTATGGAATTGGGTTGCTGTTGACATTCCTAGCATTAGCCATCATGCAGATTGGTCAACCAGCTTTGTTGTATCTTGTACCAACAACGGTTGGAACAGCTTTGCTGGTGGCAAAATATAGAGGAGAGGTTCGACATTTATGGAATGGTTGTCTG gATAAGAAAGATGAAGATGATGGTGATTCCAATGCAGTGTCCAGTTGTCCATCATCTCGAATGGCCGAAGAAGGCCAAAATACATGTCATAAACGAGCAAGCTCTAATAGTGACAGTGATATCTTGGAGCCACTGATTGAGTCAGAGATTCTAAATgtacatataaattaa
- the LOC140040237 gene encoding CDC42 small effector protein 2-like isoform X1 yields the protein MDWLSRLWSRHHTPRPQVSKKRRRHIDRSMIGLPTDFRHTGHIGSGEMSTSGNQGLNALQTQMSSKGGYEYNMPVAVEIRGVEIAVGGGDQN from the exons ATGGACTGGTTAAGTAGACTGTGGTCCAGGCATCACACCCCTAGGCCTCAGGTTAGTAag AAGAGGAGGCGACACATCGACAGAAGTATGATAGGACTTCCAACAGATTTTAGGCACACAGGTCATATAGGATCAGGAGAAATGTCCACCTCTGGTAATCAAGGA TTAAATGCATTACAAACTCAGATGAGTTCAAAAGGTGGTTATGAATATAATATGCCAGTTGCTGTAGAGATTCGAGGTGTTGAAATTGCAGTAGGCGGAGGAGACCAGAACTAG
- the LOC140040237 gene encoding CDC42 small effector protein 2-like isoform X3, which translates to MDWLSRLWSRHHTPRPQKRRRHIDRSMIGLPTDFRHTGHIGSGEMSTSGNQGLNALQTQMSSKGGYEYNMPVAVEIRGVEIAVGGGDQN; encoded by the exons ATGGACTGGTTAAGTAGACTGTGGTCCAGGCATCACACCCCTAGGCCTCAG AAGAGGAGGCGACACATCGACAGAAGTATGATAGGACTTCCAACAGATTTTAGGCACACAGGTCATATAGGATCAGGAGAAATGTCCACCTCTGGTAATCAAGGA TTAAATGCATTACAAACTCAGATGAGTTCAAAAGGTGGTTATGAATATAATATGCCAGTTGCTGTAGAGATTCGAGGTGTTGAAATTGCAGTAGGCGGAGGAGACCAGAACTAG